The Microbacterium maritypicum genome contains a region encoding:
- the rpsS gene encoding 30S ribosomal protein S19 has protein sequence MPRSLKKGPFVDDHLLRKVVVQNEAGTKNVIKTWSRRSMIIPAMLGHTIAVHDGRKHIPVFVSETMVGHKLGEFAPTRTFRGHEKDDKKGRRR, from the coding sequence ATGCCTCGCAGTCTTAAGAAGGGCCCCTTCGTCGACGATCACCTGCTTCGCAAGGTGGTCGTGCAGAACGAAGCCGGCACCAAGAACGTCATCAAGACCTGGTCCCGTCGGTCCATGATCATCCCGGCCATGCTGGGTCACACGATCGCGGTCCACGACGGACGCAAGCACATCCCTGTGTTCGTGTCCGAGACCATGGTCGGTCACAAGCTGGGCGAGTTCGCGCCCACCCGCACCTTCCGCGGCCACGAGAAGGACGACAAGAAGGGGCGGCGCCGCTAA
- the rpsC gene encoding 30S ribosomal protein S3, whose protein sequence is MGQKVNPYGFRLGITTDHVSRWFSDSTKPGQRYADYVAEDIKIRNLLKTQLDRAGVSNIEIERTRDRVRVDIHTARPGIVIGRRGAEAERIRGDLEKLSGKQIQLNILEVKNPEADAQLVAQGIAEQLSARVAFRRAMRKGLQGAQRAGAKGIRIQVSGRLGGAEMSRSEFYREGRVPLHTLRANIDYGFYEAKTTFGRIGVKVWIYKGDLTAKELAREQANAPKARRDDRGGDRRRAPRNEAPVAEGASA, encoded by the coding sequence ATGGGACAGAAGGTAAACCCGTACGGCTTCCGTCTCGGCATCACGACGGACCACGTCTCGCGTTGGTTCTCTGACTCGACGAAGCCGGGTCAGCGCTACGCCGACTACGTCGCCGAAGACATCAAGATCCGTAACCTGCTCAAGACGCAGCTCGACCGCGCCGGTGTCTCGAACATCGAGATCGAGCGCACCCGTGACCGCGTCCGCGTCGACATCCACACCGCCCGTCCGGGCATCGTGATCGGTCGTCGTGGAGCCGAGGCCGAGCGCATTCGCGGCGACCTCGAGAAGCTCTCGGGCAAGCAGATCCAGCTGAACATCCTCGAGGTCAAGAACCCCGAGGCCGACGCTCAGCTGGTCGCACAGGGCATCGCCGAGCAGCTCTCTGCTCGTGTGGCGTTCCGTCGTGCGATGCGCAAGGGGCTGCAGGGCGCTCAGCGCGCCGGCGCCAAGGGCATCCGCATCCAGGTCTCCGGCCGTCTCGGCGGCGCCGAGATGAGCCGTTCGGAGTTCTACCGCGAAGGTCGTGTGCCGCTGCACACGCTTCGTGCGAACATCGACTACGGCTTCTACGAGGCGAAGACCACCTTCGGCCGCATCGGCGTGAAGGTCTGGATCTACAAGGGCGACCTGACCGCGAAGGAGCTCGCTCGCGAGCAGGCCAACGCACCCAAGGCTCGTCGTGACGACCGTGGTGGCGACCGCCGCCGTGCCCCGCGCAACGAGGCACCTGTCGCAGAAGGAGCGTCGGCATAA
- the rplB gene encoding 50S ribosomal protein L2, with protein MAIRKYKPTTPGRRGSSVADFAEITRSTPEKSLLRPLSKTGGRNNQGRITTRHIGGGHKRQYRVIDFRRNDKDGVNAKVAHIEYDPNRTARIALLHYFDGEKRYILAPAKLKQGDIVESGAGADIKPGNNLPLKNIPTGTVIHAIELRPGGGAKMARSAGASVRLVAKDGPYAQLRLPSGEIRNVDARCRATIGEVGNAEQSNINWGKAGRMRWKGVRPTVRGVAMNPVDHPHGGGEGKTSGGRHPVSPWGQAEGRTRHANKESDKYIVRRRNAGKKRK; from the coding sequence ATGGCTATTCGCAAGTACAAGCCCACGACCCCGGGCCGTCGCGGCTCGTCGGTGGCTGACTTCGCCGAGATCACTCGATCGACGCCGGAGAAGTCGCTGCTGCGCCCGCTCTCGAAGACCGGTGGTCGCAACAACCAGGGCCGCATCACGACCCGTCACATCGGTGGTGGCCACAAGCGCCAGTACCGCGTTATCGACTTCCGTCGTAACGACAAGGACGGCGTCAACGCCAAGGTCGCTCACATCGAGTACGACCCCAACCGCACCGCGCGCATCGCGCTGCTGCACTACTTCGACGGTGAGAAGCGCTACATCCTCGCTCCGGCGAAGCTGAAGCAGGGCGACATCGTCGAGTCGGGTGCCGGGGCTGACATCAAGCCGGGCAACAACCTCCCGCTGAAGAACATCCCCACGGGTACGGTCATCCACGCGATCGAGCTCCGCCCCGGCGGCGGCGCGAAGATGGCACGTTCGGCCGGTGCATCCGTCCGTCTCGTCGCCAAGGACGGCCCCTACGCCCAGCTGCGTCTGCCCTCGGGCGAGATCCGCAACGTCGATGCGCGCTGCCGCGCGACCATCGGCGAGGTCGGCAACGCCGAGCAGTCGAACATCAACTGGGGTAAGGCCGGCCGCATGCGCTGGAAGGGCGTCCGCCCGACCGTGCGTGGTGTCGCGATGAACCCGGTCGACCACCCGCACGGTGGTGGTGAGGGTAAGACCTCCGGTGGTCGTCACCCCGTCTCCCCGTGGGGCCAGGCTGAGGGTCGTACCCGTCACGCCAACAAGGAAAGCGACAAGTACATCGTGCGTCGTCGTAACGCCGGCAAGAAGCGTAAGTAG
- the rplW gene encoding 50S ribosomal protein L23 has translation MSEQASVLQTALNKDPRDIILKPVVSEKSYGLIDEGKYTFLVDPRASKTEIKLAIEKIFGVKVAGVNTLNRVGKARRTRFGTGKRKDTKRAIVTLKSGTIDIFTAIG, from the coding sequence ATGAGCGAGCAGGCATCTGTTCTCCAGACGGCCCTGAACAAGGACCCGCGCGACATCATCCTGAAGCCGGTCGTGTCCGAGAAGAGCTACGGGCTCATCGATGAAGGAAAGTACACCTTCCTCGTCGACCCGCGCGCTTCGAAGACCGAGATCAAGCTCGCCATCGAGAAGATCTTCGGCGTCAAGGTCGCAGGGGTCAACACCCTCAACCGCGTCGGCAAGGCTCGCCGCACCCGCTTCGGCACCGGCAAGCGCAAGGACACCAAGCGCGCCATCGTGACCCTGAAGTCGGGCACCATCGACATCTTCACGGCAATCGGCTGA
- the rplV gene encoding 50S ribosomal protein L22, with translation MVESIARVRHIRVTPQKARRVVALIKGKQAQEALAILKFAQQSASEPIYKLVASAMANAQVKADRDGEFLDEKDLYVANAYVDEGTTLKRFQPRAQGRAFQIKKRTSHITVVLSTPEAAPAAAGDSNKKASK, from the coding sequence ATGGTCGAATCGATCGCACGCGTGCGACACATCCGCGTGACCCCTCAGAAGGCTCGTCGTGTCGTCGCGCTCATCAAGGGCAAGCAGGCACAGGAAGCTCTCGCGATCCTGAAGTTCGCGCAGCAGAGCGCCAGCGAGCCGATCTACAAGCTTGTCGCGTCGGCCATGGCCAACGCGCAGGTGAAGGCGGATCGCGACGGCGAGTTCCTCGACGAGAAGGACCTGTACGTGGCCAACGCGTACGTCGACGAGGGCACCACGCTCAAGCGTTTCCAGCCCCGTGCACAGGGTCGCGCTTTCCAGATCAAGAAGCGCACGAGCCACATCACGGTCGTGCTCTCGACGCCTGAGGCAGCTCCGGCCGCCGCGGGCGACAGCAACAAGAAGGCGAGCAAGTAA